A region from the Lysobacter sp. BMK333-48F3 genome encodes:
- a CDS encoding alpha/beta hydrolase, with the protein MNAPIASPIPRSSDAVRHRRIVVDGCEAFYREAGPADAPVLLLPHGYPCSSFEFRNFMPALADRWRLIAPDFPGFGYSDTPDDFDYGFAGYARFLAAFAERLGLQRYVLYLHDYGSQIGLRLAIQAPDKVAGLIVQNGDIYADTLGPQYQGLLRHFAHPTDATGKALTDAVSEQGYRDEFLNGVVADLEPRMSPDLWTLHWALTTPARADIAVALMEGLKENLEWFPRYQAYLREQAPPTLILWGPRDGYMPEAAARAYLRDLPQAQLHLFDDGGHWLLETHLDRAVALTRGFLESLPRHKDAGPARQRS; encoded by the coding sequence ATGAACGCGCCGATCGCATCGCCGATACCACGCAGCAGCGACGCCGTCCGCCATCGCCGCATCGTCGTCGACGGTTGCGAGGCCTTCTACCGCGAGGCCGGCCCGGCCGACGCCCCCGTGCTGTTGTTGCCGCACGGCTATCCCTGCTCCTCGTTCGAGTTCCGCAACTTCATGCCGGCGCTGGCCGATCGCTGGCGGCTGATCGCGCCGGATTTCCCCGGTTTCGGCTACAGCGACACGCCGGACGATTTCGATTACGGCTTCGCCGGCTATGCCCGCTTCCTGGCCGCGTTCGCCGAGCGGCTCGGACTGCAGCGCTACGTGCTCTATCTGCACGACTACGGCTCGCAAATCGGCTTGCGCCTGGCGATCCAGGCGCCGGACAAGGTCGCCGGCCTGATCGTGCAGAACGGCGACATCTACGCCGATACGCTCGGGCCCCAGTACCAAGGCTTGCTGCGTCATTTCGCGCATCCGACCGACGCGACCGGCAAGGCGCTGACCGATGCGGTCAGCGAGCAAGGCTATCGCGACGAATTCCTCAACGGGGTCGTCGCCGATCTCGAGCCGCGGATGAGTCCCGATCTATGGACCCTGCATTGGGCGCTGACCACGCCCGCACGCGCCGATATCGCGGTGGCACTGATGGAAGGCTTGAAGGAGAACCTGGAATGGTTCCCGCGCTACCAGGCGTATCTGCGCGAGCAGGCGCCGCCGACCCTGATCCTGTGGGGACCGCGCGACGGCTATATGCCGGAGGCCGCGGCGCGGGCTTACCTGCGCGACCTGCCGCAGGCGCAGTTGCATCTGTTCGACGACGGCGGGCACTGGCTGCTGGAAACCCATCTGGATCGCGCGGTGGCGCTGACGCGCGGTTTCCTGGAGTCGCTTCCGCGACATAAGGACGCAGGGCCGGCGCGGCAGCGCTCATAA
- a CDS encoding RidA family protein, whose amino-acid sequence MPLIAHDPPELFPPYRGYVHAMEVAGGTRLLFISGLNAFEADGSTMPESFEDQAQLIWKHIKTILAAAGLGIDNLVSLRTYLADPKFDQANARIRAEQLGSHRVSSTVVCCTLLEPNWKLEVEAVAAG is encoded by the coding sequence ATGCCACTGATCGCCCACGATCCCCCGGAACTGTTTCCGCCCTACCGCGGCTATGTCCACGCCATGGAAGTGGCGGGCGGCACGCGGCTGCTGTTCATCAGCGGCCTCAACGCCTTCGAGGCCGACGGCAGCACCATGCCCGAGTCGTTCGAGGACCAGGCGCAACTGATCTGGAAACATATCAAGACCATCCTCGCCGCCGCCGGACTGGGCATCGACAACCTGGTATCGCTGCGTACCTATCTGGCCGACCCCAAGTTCGACCAGGCCAACGCCCGCATTCGCGCCGAACAACTGGGATCGCATCGGGTCTCCTCGACGGTGGTCTGCTGCACGCTGCTGGAACCGAACTGGAAGCTGGAAGTGGAGGCGGTGGCGGCGGGTTGA
- a CDS encoding efflux RND transporter periplasmic adaptor subunit — protein MRARPRRWLVPVLLGLSLAACGGAKEDEAAAKTSAGLPVSLAPAQLRPLARSVLVSGPVSAFEEMQLGVELSGQRVTALNVDVGQSVLKGQVLLTLDHRTLDSELAQAEASLRQAQASLSLAQVSYERGAKLATQQLISAGNLDELHATRVQAEAQAATARAGRDAARLRRDFAELRAPADGVISKRLVQPGQVVAAGNELLRLIRDGRLEWRAELPEDQLSLVAVGNTVELTHAGQAIAGRIRAVSPGVDGQTRTGTVYADLPEPGALKQGVYLEGRIVTGDGRALMVPSAAVVQRDGHSYVFTLKDAQSVQRRRVRTGQTAQGMVEIVQGLKDGERVVAQGAGFLGDGDRVRVVAATATTKESATP, from the coding sequence ATGCGTGCACGCCCCCGGCGTTGGCTAGTCCCTGTTCTGCTCGGTTTGTCCCTGGCGGCGTGCGGAGGCGCCAAGGAAGACGAAGCCGCGGCTAAAACCTCGGCCGGCTTGCCGGTGTCGCTGGCGCCGGCGCAGCTGCGGCCGCTGGCGCGCAGCGTGCTGGTGTCCGGGCCGGTGTCGGCGTTCGAGGAAATGCAGCTGGGCGTGGAGCTCAGCGGCCAGCGGGTGACCGCGCTCAACGTCGACGTCGGCCAGAGCGTGCTCAAGGGTCAGGTGCTGCTGACCCTGGACCACCGCACCCTGGACAGCGAACTGGCCCAGGCCGAGGCCTCGCTGCGCCAGGCACAGGCTTCGCTGTCGCTGGCCCAGGTCAGCTACGAGCGCGGCGCCAAGCTGGCCACGCAGCAGTTGATCAGCGCCGGCAATCTGGACGAACTGCACGCCACCCGGGTGCAGGCCGAGGCGCAGGCCGCGACCGCACGGGCCGGGCGCGACGCGGCCCGGTTGCGGCGCGACTTCGCCGAGCTGCGCGCGCCGGCCGACGGGGTGATCTCCAAGCGCCTGGTCCAACCCGGCCAGGTAGTGGCGGCCGGCAACGAATTGTTGCGTTTGATCCGCGACGGGCGCCTGGAGTGGCGCGCCGAACTGCCCGAGGATCAGCTGTCGCTGGTCGCGGTCGGCAACACGGTCGAACTGACGCACGCCGGCCAGGCCATCGCCGGTCGGATCCGCGCGGTCAGCCCGGGCGTCGACGGCCAGACCCGCACCGGCACCGTCTACGCCGACCTGCCCGAGCCCGGGGCGCTGAAGCAAGGCGTGTACCTGGAAGGCCGCATCGTCACCGGCGACGGCCGCGCCCTGATGGTGCCCAGCGCCGCGGTGGTGCAGCGCGACGGCCACAGTTACGTGTTCACCCTCAAGGACGCGCAATCGGTGCAGCGCCGGCGGGTGCGCACCGGCCAGACCGCGCAGGGCATGGTCGAGATCGTCCAGGGATTGAAGGACGGCGAGCGCGTGGTCGCGCAGGGCGCCGGCTTCCTCGGCGACGGCGATCGGGTGCGCGTGGTCGCGGCAACGGCGACGACCAAGGAGAGCGCGACGCCATGA
- a CDS encoding methyltransferase domain-containing protein — MSLPSNDPARRRHEQRRQWDSVAAGWAKWWPTIENGAQGVSRRMLALARIEPGQRVLDIGTGIGEPALMAASRVGPSGRVVATDLSPAMLDIARDRARELGLANVQFVEADAVEAGFADARFDAALCRWGVTSLPDPFQALVAIRRFLVPGGRFVTAVWQSGPEGRPMADLAATVARELFGLPSPAPQAPASHRSANEELQDLFARAGFSEVRSEEMAMALEFSSAEDCGRYLIDVSPEFSALLGDQPLAQRMEFDRRLGECLQPYATADGGVRIPNLTVCATGRG; from the coding sequence GTGAGCCTCCCGTCCAACGATCCCGCGCGCCGTCGACACGAGCAACGCCGTCAATGGGACAGTGTCGCCGCCGGTTGGGCCAAGTGGTGGCCGACCATCGAGAACGGCGCGCAAGGCGTGAGCCGGCGCATGTTGGCCTTGGCCAGGATCGAGCCCGGACAACGGGTATTGGACATCGGCACCGGCATCGGCGAGCCGGCGCTGATGGCCGCGAGCCGGGTCGGGCCATCGGGACGGGTCGTGGCGACGGATCTCTCGCCGGCGATGCTCGATATCGCTCGGGACAGGGCCCGGGAACTAGGGCTGGCGAACGTGCAGTTCGTCGAGGCCGATGCGGTCGAGGCGGGTTTCGCCGACGCTCGCTTCGATGCTGCGCTTTGCCGCTGGGGCGTCACGTCCCTGCCCGATCCGTTCCAGGCTTTGGTCGCGATCCGGCGTTTTCTGGTACCCGGCGGTCGGTTCGTCACTGCGGTCTGGCAATCCGGGCCGGAGGGGCGCCCCATGGCCGACCTGGCGGCGACGGTGGCGCGGGAACTGTTCGGACTGCCCTCGCCTGCGCCGCAAGCTCCTGCTTCGCATCGATCCGCGAACGAGGAGTTGCAAGATCTGTTCGCTCGCGCCGGCTTCAGCGAGGTGCGCAGCGAAGAAATGGCCATGGCGCTGGAGTTCTCGTCGGCCGAAGACTGCGGCCGCTATCTGATCGATGTGTCGCCGGAATTCTCGGCCTTGCTGGGCGACCAGCCGCTCGCGCAGCGGATGGAGTTCGACCGCAGGCTGGGCGAGTGTCTGCAGCCTTACGCGACCGCCGACGGCGGCGTGCGGATTCCGAATCTGACGGTCTGTGCGACGGGACGCGGATGA